From Patescibacteria group bacterium, a single genomic window includes:
- the groS gene encoding 10 kDa chaperonin, which yields MASKTSTNISIKPLFDNVLIKPEEAEEKTPSGIILPDTAKEKPQIGTVMAVGNGHVTPEGKTLPMAVKVGQKVMYKKWGGNEIKVGSEEWMIVKQDDILAIVD from the coding sequence ATGGCAAGCAAAACATCAACAAACATATCTATAAAACCGCTTTTTGATAACGTTTTAATCAAACCAGAAGAAGCAGAGGAGAAAACACCAAGTGGGATTATTCTTCCTGATACAGCCAAGGAGAAACCCCAAATAGGTACTGTAATGGCAGTTGGCAATGGTCATGTTACACCAGAGGGTAAAACACTTCCTATGGCAGTTAAGGTAGGTCAAAAAGTTATGTATAAAAAATGGGGAGGAAACGAGATAAAAGTTGGATCTGAGGAATGGATGATTGTTAAACAAGATGATATATTAGCAATCGTTGATTAA